Proteins co-encoded in one Streptomyces roseochromogenus subsp. oscitans DS 12.976 genomic window:
- a CDS encoding DUF2637 domain-containing protein, whose translation MTKQDIERYTLDAAGVVIVALTISGFWLSYAHLAEVAGQHGLRSSPTRRWAWPATLDAFIVAGELLMLRAGLRRVTDRWAIALTATGSVGSIALNVAGVNGTGSTGTVPLLDYVVAAVPPTAALLAFGVLMRQIHQLVDQPAGHPEPAPVQAPEPPVTAPATLAEAQADPAQPLPPTTVSCQPTNPLSEIAKSRPRGGRPPSATLEELVEIGRIALAEHGTLTRSLLRRAVKAKGLTISSERQTDVMTTLRPEIEAAAETGPDSA comes from the coding sequence ATGACCAAGCAGGACATCGAGCGGTACACGCTCGATGCAGCCGGAGTCGTCATCGTCGCCCTCACCATCAGCGGATTCTGGCTGTCGTACGCACACCTCGCCGAGGTCGCCGGACAGCACGGGCTGCGCAGCTCTCCCACCCGCCGCTGGGCCTGGCCGGCGACCCTGGACGCCTTCATCGTCGCGGGCGAACTGCTCATGCTCCGCGCGGGCCTGCGCAGAGTGACGGACAGGTGGGCGATCGCCCTGACGGCCACCGGATCGGTCGGCTCCATCGCGCTCAACGTGGCCGGAGTCAACGGCACCGGCAGCACCGGCACCGTTCCGCTGCTCGACTACGTGGTCGCCGCGGTCCCCCCGACCGCAGCCCTGCTGGCCTTCGGTGTCCTGATGCGGCAGATCCACCAACTCGTCGACCAGCCTGCGGGCCATCCGGAACCCGCGCCGGTCCAGGCGCCGGAACCACCGGTCACCGCACCCGCCACGCTCGCCGAGGCACAGGCCGATCCCGCCCAGCCCTTGCCGCCGACCACCGTGTCGTGCCAGCCGACGAATCCCCTGTCCGAGATTGCGAAGAGCAGGCCGCGCGGTGGCCGTCCGCCCAGCGCCACGCTTGAGGAACTCGTGGAGATCGGCCGGATCGCCCTCGCCGAGCACGGCACGCTCACCCGGTCACTGCTCCGAAGGGCCGTCAAGGCCAAGGGCCTGACGATCAGCAGCGAGCGGCAGACCGACGTGATGACCACCCTCCGGCCCGAAATCGAAGCCGCCGCCGAGACCGGTCCGGACAGCGCCTGA
- a CDS encoding DUF3631 domain-containing protein — protein sequence MQPENPAPYSTPVPAAWPPVVLPGKPDQGEPEPTAQGEAVETPAPDPEPTVGSTLLDELRAQIAKFVILPSPEALDAVTLWVAATHLQPAWQHAPRLAVVGPAKRCGKSRLLDVLTETVHEPMLTINTTPAAVFRSITEEPPTLLVDEADTIFGTPKMAEKNEEMRGLLNAGHQRNRYVTRVVGNDHTPHRFATFAMAALAGIGDLPDTIMDRAVVIRMRRRAEGERVKPFRSRRDIPALHGLRDRIAAWARPLLDEAADLEPDMPVEDRAADTWEPLVIIADLAAGSWPRRAREACARMVAAEVEAEEDRPGGARILADIRRVFVAQREPDSLTTDELLHQLRQDAESPWAEWGRNGLNAKDLAAMLREFDIRPGNVRLPDGTQRKGYMRNKFLDPWRRYCPTVHPVDTEPAAPSAT from the coding sequence GTGCAACCTGAGAACCCCGCGCCCTATTCCACCCCCGTACCTGCTGCTTGGCCGCCGGTCGTGCTGCCGGGCAAGCCCGACCAGGGCGAACCCGAGCCGACTGCGCAGGGCGAGGCGGTCGAGACTCCGGCACCGGATCCGGAGCCGACCGTCGGCTCGACGCTGCTGGACGAACTACGTGCGCAGATAGCGAAGTTCGTGATCCTGCCCTCGCCGGAGGCTCTGGACGCGGTGACGCTGTGGGTGGCGGCGACGCATCTGCAGCCGGCCTGGCAGCACGCGCCGCGGCTGGCGGTGGTGGGTCCGGCGAAGCGATGCGGCAAGTCGCGGCTGCTGGACGTGCTGACCGAGACGGTCCACGAGCCGATGCTCACCATCAACACCACACCGGCTGCGGTGTTCCGGTCGATCACCGAGGAGCCGCCCACGCTCCTGGTGGACGAGGCGGACACCATCTTCGGCACGCCGAAGATGGCGGAGAAGAACGAGGAGATGCGCGGCCTGCTCAACGCCGGCCACCAACGCAACCGCTACGTCACGCGGGTGGTCGGCAACGACCACACCCCACACCGGTTCGCCACCTTCGCCATGGCGGCGCTGGCGGGGATCGGTGACCTGCCCGACACGATCATGGATCGAGCTGTGGTGATCCGTATGCGCCGCCGGGCGGAGGGCGAGCGCGTCAAGCCATTCCGCTCCCGACGCGACATCCCCGCTCTGCACGGCCTGCGCGACCGGATCGCTGCATGGGCAAGGCCGCTGCTGGATGAGGCAGCAGACCTGGAGCCGGACATGCCGGTGGAGGACCGGGCCGCCGACACCTGGGAGCCGTTGGTCATCATCGCGGACCTGGCCGCCGGATCCTGGCCCCGTCGCGCCCGAGAGGCGTGCGCACGGATGGTCGCCGCAGAGGTCGAGGCAGAGGAGGACCGGCCCGGCGGAGCCCGGATCCTCGCCGACATCCGCAGGGTGTTCGTAGCCCAGCGCGAGCCCGACAGCCTTACCACGGACGAACTACTCCACCAGCTCCGGCAGGATGCCGAGAGCCCCTGGGCGGAGTGGGGACGCAACGGGCTGAACGCCAAGGACCTGGCAGCGATGCTCCGAGAGTTCGATATCAGGCCCGGCAACGTTCGCCTCCCCGACGGAACCCAGCGCAAGGGCTACATGCGCAACAAGTTCCTCGACCCCTGGCGGCGCTACTGCCCCACTGTCCACCCAGTGGACACCGAGCCTGCCGCCCCCAGCGCAACCTGA
- a CDS encoding helix-turn-helix domain-containing protein → MTQRCFDDGSDEDDVPEWADRIKANVAGEVRRRRKEMGWSAQDLADRCEELGHAIPRNVIANMESGRRANLPLVDVMVLAAALETYPVCLIFPVGYVEQTQELPFQHLVPTWDALRRFTGEEEVPGYDAGLVPDFELHASLVRTALAALEEEEQARFAAKTAASRAEMEEAERQRAKYADQAISAKYRLRYLRRDLREDGATPPHLPPALGDVDPPEPDTDTTQEERL, encoded by the coding sequence ATGACACAACGGTGTTTCGATGATGGAAGTGACGAGGACGACGTCCCTGAGTGGGCGGACCGGATCAAGGCCAACGTCGCCGGCGAAGTTCGGCGCAGAAGGAAGGAGATGGGATGGAGTGCGCAGGATCTGGCGGACCGGTGCGAGGAGCTCGGGCATGCCATCCCGCGCAACGTGATCGCCAACATGGAGTCCGGCCGCCGGGCCAACCTTCCCCTCGTGGACGTGATGGTCCTGGCCGCCGCCCTGGAGACTTACCCGGTCTGCCTGATCTTCCCGGTCGGCTACGTCGAGCAGACCCAGGAACTCCCCTTCCAGCACCTCGTGCCCACCTGGGACGCCCTACGCCGCTTCACCGGCGAGGAGGAAGTACCCGGCTACGACGCCGGCCTGGTCCCCGACTTCGAGCTTCACGCCAGCCTCGTCCGAACCGCGCTCGCCGCACTCGAAGAGGAAGAACAGGCCCGGTTCGCGGCCAAGACGGCCGCCAGCCGCGCCGAAATGGAAGAAGCCGAGCGCCAGCGGGCCAAGTACGCCGACCAGGCCATCTCCGCCAAGTACAGGCTCCGCTACCTCCGCCGCGACCTCCGCGAGGACGGGGCCACCCCACCTCATCTGCCACCTGCGCTGGGCGACGTCGACCCGCCCGAACCCGATACCGACACCACTCAGGAGGAACGCCTTTGA
- a CDS encoding site-specific integrase — MKGSTHRRCYCRDPHTGKPLGKKCPKLTSRKHGSYSIRQELPLREDGTRRSFSRAGYDSLKAAQADLDHVRALIGLADADDAEGLAQIAELLEKVAEEKAPLPDIEATRRRLSHGLDLTSRLTVGEWLDMWLAGKKGRQSAISRDESNIRVHLKPRIGHLRLDRLRVIHLTEMFEAIAEANVEIAEGNAARRKAFEDLAQIPWKGREHRARRKAMKAAIEEMEPYRRIVGPATRQRVRSTLRAALNAAIAQQLITFNPAAHVELEAGKRPKALVWTDERILYWKRTGEKPSPVMVWTPEHTGLFLDHVAEDRLYALWHLIAFRGLRRGEACGQKWTDTHLDAGLITVAKQLVVDGWEVYEDDPKTDAGARTIALDSDTVQALKRHRAQQDKDRKEWGSAWVETGRVFTKENGETLHPANVTRRFVELCEEIGLPPVRLHDLRHGAATLAHAAGADLKDIQEMLGHSSITITADTYTSLLPEADLAIAEAAARLVPRARAASKDDSPEAKHKAGEPEANVPNGVDPSGEISGPGTPSAHAPLTQTAPDEMSEAD, encoded by the coding sequence TTGAAGGGCTCCACCCACCGCCGCTGCTACTGCCGCGACCCCCACACGGGTAAGCCGCTCGGCAAGAAGTGCCCCAAGCTCACGAGCCGCAAGCACGGCTCGTACTCCATACGTCAGGAGCTACCACTCCGCGAGGACGGCACCCGCCGCTCCTTCAGCCGAGCCGGCTACGACAGCCTCAAGGCCGCCCAGGCCGACCTCGACCACGTCCGGGCCCTGATCGGCCTCGCCGACGCCGACGACGCGGAGGGTCTGGCGCAGATCGCGGAGCTGCTGGAGAAGGTGGCCGAGGAGAAGGCGCCGTTGCCGGACATCGAGGCGACCCGCAGGCGCCTCAGCCACGGCTTGGACCTGACCAGTCGTCTCACCGTCGGTGAATGGCTGGACATGTGGCTGGCGGGCAAGAAGGGGCGGCAGAGCGCCATCAGCCGTGACGAGAGCAACATCCGGGTGCACCTCAAACCGCGGATCGGGCACTTGCGCCTCGACCGCCTCCGGGTCATCCACCTCACGGAGATGTTCGAGGCCATCGCCGAGGCCAACGTCGAGATCGCCGAGGGCAACGCAGCCCGCCGCAAGGCGTTCGAGGATCTCGCCCAGATCCCCTGGAAGGGGCGCGAGCACCGTGCCCGCCGTAAAGCGATGAAGGCGGCGATCGAGGAGATGGAGCCCTACCGCCGCATCGTGGGCCCGGCCACCCGCCAGCGCGTACGCTCCACCCTGCGTGCCGCCCTGAACGCTGCGATCGCCCAGCAGCTCATCACCTTCAACCCGGCGGCCCACGTCGAGTTGGAGGCGGGCAAGCGGCCCAAGGCGCTGGTGTGGACGGACGAACGCATCCTCTACTGGAAGCGCACCGGCGAGAAGCCGTCGCCGGTCATGGTCTGGACGCCGGAGCACACCGGCCTCTTCCTCGACCACGTCGCGGAGGACCGCCTGTATGCGCTGTGGCACCTGATCGCCTTCCGTGGACTGCGACGCGGTGAGGCATGCGGCCAGAAGTGGACCGACACCCACCTGGACGCCGGGCTCATCACCGTTGCCAAGCAACTCGTCGTGGATGGCTGGGAGGTGTACGAGGACGATCCCAAGACCGACGCCGGCGCACGCACCATCGCGCTCGACTCCGACACGGTCCAGGCCCTCAAGCGGCACCGCGCCCAGCAGGACAAGGACCGCAAGGAGTGGGGCAGCGCTTGGGTGGAGACCGGCCGCGTCTTCACCAAGGAGAACGGCGAGACGCTCCACCCCGCCAACGTCACCCGGCGGTTCGTCGAGCTGTGCGAGGAGATCGGTCTCCCGCCCGTCCGGCTCCACGACCTCCGTCACGGTGCCGCGACGCTGGCCCACGCGGCCGGGGCCGACCTGAAGGACATCCAGGAGATGCTCGGCCACTCCTCGATCACCATCACGGCCGACACGTACACGAGCCTGCTCCCCGAGGCGGACCTGGCGATCGCCGAAGCCGCAGCCAGGCTCGTACCGCGCGCCCGCGCCGCCTCCAAGGACGACTCTCCGGAAGCCAAGCACAAGGCCGGAGAGCCGGAGGCGAACGTGCCAAACGGTGTTGATCCGTCCGGAGAAATCTCGGGGCCTGGCACCCCGTCCGCTCACGCACCGCTCACGCAAACGGCCCCGGACGAGATGTCCGAGGCCGATTAG
- a CDS encoding GNAT family N-acetyltransferase produces MPADDEFDQPGWDDHMSQPEALRATDPAELTVTIATQGDGQAVADLGALALSKGTTPHVPFASLAEAIDNHGGRLRLPYGHGHCLTARIGTNVVGMLYAVPPIRWLEAQPATQRTHLTQALIEIELLAVSEPHRNHGAGTALLRAAEQFARRAGTQLALAKIEAGAFPTMRWYRRRGYTIAAQGEPVLFRTRFGFNSCDDGSDGYQLAVKTLQPSATVRRRAKGADSCLVVEQATQPAASEVSMTPPGLPAPSADIHAATETTSSSQGREP; encoded by the coding sequence GTGCCCGCCGACGACGAGTTCGACCAGCCAGGATGGGACGACCACATGAGCCAGCCAGAAGCCCTCCGCGCAACCGATCCTGCGGAACTCACCGTCACCATTGCGACCCAGGGAGACGGACAGGCCGTGGCAGACCTTGGTGCCCTCGCGCTCAGCAAAGGCACCACCCCGCACGTTCCCTTCGCGTCCCTCGCCGAAGCCATCGACAACCACGGAGGTCGCCTACGGCTGCCCTACGGTCACGGTCACTGCCTGACAGCACGCATCGGTACGAACGTCGTTGGCATGCTCTACGCAGTACCTCCGATCCGTTGGCTCGAAGCCCAGCCCGCCACCCAGCGCACCCACCTCACCCAAGCCCTCATCGAGATCGAACTCCTCGCCGTCTCCGAGCCGCACCGCAACCATGGCGCAGGAACAGCTCTCCTCCGGGCGGCAGAACAGTTCGCTCGCCGCGCCGGCACGCAACTCGCCCTCGCCAAGATCGAAGCCGGAGCCTTCCCCACCATGCGGTGGTATCGCCGACGCGGCTACACCATCGCCGCCCAAGGCGAACCCGTCCTCTTCCGAACCCGCTTTGGCTTCAACTCCTGCGACGACGGCTCCGACGGCTACCAGCTCGCGGTTAAGACGCTCCAGCCCAGCGCCACCGTACGTCGCCGCGCCAAAGGGGCCGACTCATGCCTCGTGGTCGAGCAGGCCACCCAGCCCGCCGCCAGCGAGGTGTCCATGACGCCGCCGGGCCTGCCCGCCCCGAGTGCGGACATCCACGCCGCTACAGAGACGACCAGCTCCTCGCAAGGGCGCGAACCCTAA
- a CDS encoding ParB/RepB/Spo0J family partition protein, which yields MSTTATRPTAVEGFTGRFAWLDPHDLVVDPYNHRKQRDAKDTTRPDPALQASVDELGVLTPLVVRPQTGDREGMLGIIFGQRRNNAALAAAKKAKAKKRAYRLVPAIIRDDLAGVDDEALAMSFIENKDRAAATVRDDIEAAQQLALMDVTKTRKARLARAIGLKPAELAASIKAVQLTDEGLKDGVEANFNLIELAEFQEVEDVDGALRTLKWAKRRDLSEDNTKRGHWKHALAELRAKKELQRAQHQLVEDLTAAKIPVLEWRWTWTDTTTRPLTDLRTADGGPMTADAHRDCPGHAACIDPQEAEAIWLCTAWRQHGHTLSPDAAPDNTSRTADQEAAAQARREVIANNKAWRQSRTVRHEFITDLCNQPEASLRVWPLILSTITDTSYAYYNYVSRFRTDLVAQFLGVPDPNDSRSKFSRVNDPFADVIAHTSPARAWRILLAHVAAAHEVEHMDDAAWRNHINPQTIDWLTFLEAEGYVLSSIEAATVATGRAQQAEGDQQRQAESEADQSEDTEQETDRAEAPAPAAA from the coding sequence ATGAGCACCACCGCCACCCGGCCGACCGCCGTGGAAGGCTTCACCGGCCGCTTCGCCTGGCTCGACCCCCACGACCTGGTCGTCGACCCGTACAACCACCGCAAGCAGCGCGACGCCAAGGACACCACCCGACCCGATCCGGCGCTCCAGGCCAGCGTCGACGAACTCGGCGTCCTCACCCCGCTCGTAGTGCGCCCCCAGACCGGCGACCGCGAAGGAATGCTCGGCATCATCTTCGGCCAGCGCCGCAACAACGCCGCCCTTGCCGCCGCGAAGAAGGCCAAGGCGAAGAAGAGAGCCTACCGATTGGTCCCGGCGATCATCCGAGACGACCTCGCCGGCGTCGACGACGAGGCTCTGGCCATGTCGTTCATCGAGAACAAGGACCGCGCGGCGGCAACTGTCCGCGACGACATTGAAGCCGCTCAGCAACTCGCCCTGATGGACGTCACCAAGACCCGCAAGGCCCGCCTCGCCCGCGCCATCGGCTTGAAACCCGCTGAACTCGCTGCCTCCATCAAGGCCGTCCAGCTCACCGACGAGGGCCTCAAGGATGGCGTCGAAGCCAACTTCAACTTGATCGAACTCGCCGAGTTCCAAGAGGTCGAAGACGTCGACGGCGCCCTGCGGACCTTGAAGTGGGCCAAGCGCCGCGACCTGAGCGAAGACAACACCAAGCGCGGTCACTGGAAGCACGCCCTCGCCGAACTGCGGGCCAAGAAGGAGCTTCAGCGCGCACAGCACCAACTCGTCGAGGACCTCACCGCAGCCAAGATCCCGGTCCTCGAGTGGCGCTGGACATGGACCGACACGACAACGCGCCCGCTCACCGACCTGCGCACGGCTGACGGCGGGCCGATGACCGCCGATGCGCACCGCGACTGCCCGGGGCACGCGGCGTGCATCGATCCCCAGGAAGCTGAAGCGATCTGGCTGTGCACCGCGTGGCGCCAGCACGGCCACACCCTCAGCCCCGACGCCGCACCGGACAACACCAGCCGGACAGCAGACCAGGAAGCCGCCGCCCAAGCCCGCCGCGAGGTCATCGCCAACAACAAGGCCTGGAGGCAGTCCCGCACCGTCCGCCACGAGTTCATCACTGATCTGTGCAACCAGCCCGAAGCCAGCTTGCGCGTCTGGCCGCTGATCCTGTCGACGATCACCGACACCAGCTACGCCTACTACAACTACGTCAGCCGCTTCCGCACCGATCTGGTCGCCCAGTTCCTCGGTGTACCGGACCCCAACGACAGCCGCAGCAAGTTCAGCCGTGTCAACGATCCCTTCGCCGACGTCATCGCCCACACCAGCCCGGCACGCGCCTGGCGCATCCTCCTCGCGCACGTCGCCGCCGCACACGAAGTCGAGCACATGGACGACGCCGCCTGGCGCAATCACATCAACCCGCAGACCATCGACTGGCTGACATTCCTCGAAGCAGAGGGCTACGTCCTCAGCTCCATCGAAGCGGCAACCGTCGCCACCGGCCGTGCGCAGCAAGCCGAAGGCGACCAGCAGCGTCAGGCGGAATCTGAAGCCGATCAGTCCGAGGACACCGAGCAGGAGACCGACCGGGCAGAAGCGCCCGCGCCGGCCGCCGCCTGA
- a CDS encoding N-6 DNA methylase, with product MEIGEAVAATWHKQHGGTAIEAPIGVVAALSLVQRKDPSGPDLKTQILSLEGPQLIGMLREIWSLHWMHRPDLIDRARILHEWLNDDVDDHRMYAVRAVAKMALERGLLDLTAHEDPFDRSTTDVLSPVMMCLRSRGAQQGLGEFHTPASIADTMAYSIFVETMNSYDTLKGANGGEHIYDPACGSGGLLRSAAQKLREQGLDPADFQWSMCDVDEIAAACAAVNAIIWDLGPRVTVACDDSLANPNAIEDAWKRARAVVEHRDEVVGKARIIAAMRQTQHLLERATAVAA from the coding sequence ATGGAGATCGGTGAGGCGGTCGCGGCCACATGGCACAAGCAGCACGGCGGCACGGCCATCGAGGCACCCATCGGTGTTGTGGCTGCACTCTCGCTCGTACAGCGGAAGGACCCCAGCGGCCCGGACCTCAAGACACAGATCTTGAGCCTTGAAGGCCCTCAACTGATCGGAATGCTCCGGGAGATCTGGTCCCTGCACTGGATGCACCGCCCGGACCTAATCGACCGCGCTCGGATCCTGCATGAGTGGCTCAACGACGACGTCGACGACCACCGGATGTACGCGGTGCGCGCAGTGGCGAAGATGGCGCTGGAGCGCGGACTGCTCGATCTCACAGCACACGAGGACCCTTTCGATCGCTCCACCACCGACGTGCTGTCCCCGGTGATGATGTGCCTGCGTTCCCGCGGCGCCCAGCAGGGGCTCGGGGAGTTCCACACTCCGGCCTCCATCGCCGACACCATGGCCTACAGCATCTTTGTCGAGACCATGAACAGCTACGACACGCTGAAGGGCGCCAATGGCGGGGAGCACATCTACGATCCAGCCTGCGGCAGTGGCGGACTGCTGCGTTCGGCCGCGCAGAAACTGCGGGAACAGGGCCTGGACCCTGCCGACTTCCAGTGGTCGATGTGTGACGTTGACGAGATCGCCGCTGCGTGCGCGGCAGTGAACGCGATCATCTGGGATCTCGGCCCGCGCGTAACGGTCGCCTGCGACGACTCTCTGGCGAACCCGAACGCGATCGAGGACGCCTGGAAGCGGGCGCGTGCAGTAGTCGAGCACCGGGACGAGGTAGTCGGCAAGGCGCGGATCATCGCTGCCATGCGCCAGACCCAGCACCTGCTGGAGCGAGCTACAGCCGTCGCCGCCTGA
- a CDS encoding PD-(D/E)XK nuclease family protein, translating to MTTHVVASPAPVSIWGAAHAAVARRPRSRQTQLGASDTICSRRAGYILHGAERTHSPDMRAAILGTYIHLGLLEDARREYGWLVERTVTDEVLRGHVDVVQLDAVTAARLPKRHRPVEPADVVTVEDVKTKSGRVWDRVVRYGPTAAEMRQVMLYADLLRTVGFADVPGQRYLHRLGPVDVQRVRFRFVCRDTGDEHVQEFDFDPWLASEARWWVDRVLDAATPEELPRDHDGPGLSVICDNCPFRDACWPDVPPGRPAQTILIHDDADRAQALADYVRGHELYREGKRLKELARAKLDDSPEGNYGANHLGWSGGNPKEEPNVVAMVERFEDADLVVPMVPDTQAMVEILRRAGMTVPMRKAAGQKTPRSIKVSPARTPV from the coding sequence GTGACCACGCACGTCGTTGCCTCGCCGGCCCCGGTGTCGATCTGGGGTGCGGCACATGCCGCTGTTGCCCGCCGCCCGCGCTCCCGTCAGACGCAGCTCGGCGCCTCGGACACCATCTGTTCGCGCAGGGCCGGATACATCCTGCACGGCGCTGAACGCACCCACAGCCCGGATATGCGGGCGGCGATCCTCGGCACCTACATCCACCTGGGCCTGCTGGAAGATGCGCGTCGAGAGTACGGGTGGCTGGTGGAGCGCACCGTCACCGACGAGGTACTGCGCGGCCACGTCGATGTCGTTCAGCTCGATGCGGTGACGGCGGCACGGCTGCCGAAGCGGCACCGGCCGGTCGAGCCCGCCGACGTGGTGACGGTGGAGGACGTGAAGACGAAGTCGGGAAGGGTCTGGGATCGTGTGGTGCGGTACGGGCCAACGGCGGCTGAGATGCGGCAGGTCATGCTGTACGCGGACCTGCTGCGGACGGTCGGGTTCGCCGACGTGCCGGGGCAGCGGTATCTGCACCGGCTGGGTCCCGTGGATGTGCAGCGGGTGCGGTTCCGTTTCGTGTGCCGCGACACCGGTGATGAGCATGTGCAGGAGTTCGACTTCGACCCGTGGTTGGCGTCCGAGGCTCGCTGGTGGGTGGATCGCGTGCTGGACGCGGCCACGCCGGAGGAGCTGCCCCGTGATCACGACGGTCCTGGGCTGTCGGTGATCTGCGACAACTGCCCCTTCCGGGATGCCTGCTGGCCAGACGTGCCTCCGGGAAGGCCTGCGCAGACGATCCTCATCCACGACGACGCCGATCGCGCCCAGGCCCTTGCGGACTACGTGCGTGGCCACGAGCTGTACCGGGAGGGCAAGCGGCTGAAGGAGCTGGCCCGCGCGAAGCTCGACGACTCACCCGAGGGAAACTACGGGGCAAATCACCTTGGTTGGAGCGGCGGTAACCCCAAGGAGGAGCCGAACGTCGTCGCGATGGTCGAGCGGTTCGAGGATGCCGACTTGGTCGTGCCGATGGTGCCGGATACGCAGGCCATGGTGGAGATCCTGCGCCGGGCCGGCATGACCGTGCCGATGCGAAAGGCCGCTGGGCAGAAGACGCCCCGCTCCATCAAGGTCAGCCCCGCCCGCACGCCCGTCTGA